AGtcggggatcggggggggggggacggggctccTCGTCTCCTTTCCTAAGCGCCCCCCCTTCACCGGACTCCCCCATCCCGGGCCGCCACTCCAACTCCCCGCCCCTTGGTGAAATCCCGCCGGTCTCTCCTCCGCGTTTCCAAATGAGCGGCGTCCCGGGGCTCAGGCGCTTCGCGGCGTCCGGCTCCATCCCTGAAtgggcccccgggcccctcccgggtcccctggcctccagcctctcccctcacgTCTCGAAGGCCTCCGACGAAACCATCCCTCTCCGCTTGGGGCGGAAACTCGCCGCCACCGGCTCGCACGCTTCACCCCCTCGACCCGACCCCCTTAGGGCGCCTCAGTTCCGGTCTCTCCGTGGACCCCGCGGCTCTCCGGACAGCCTCTCCCCGCTTCgcttccttccccgccccccggcacatCGGTCGTCAGCGATCCGCGTTTTAACGTCCGCCTCTGcctctagaccgggagctcgtcgcgggcggggaacgtgcccgtttATCGGAGTAGCGCGcttccccgagcgctcagtacggcgccccgcgcacggtaagcggtCGATGCGATCGAATCGAACGACTCTACGTCCTCGGGGTTCAAGCGCCGATTCACTCCGGCCCTTCCCCCGTTTCGGTCTCCCCCGTGGCCGGAGAGGGTCGTGCGGCCTCTCCCCGCGGGGACGTCGAGCGGGTGCGCGCCTGCCCGCGGCCTCCCCGACTCACCTCTCCCCCCGCGTCGACCGGGCTAAGAGCCGAAATGCCAGGAGGCCCCCCGGGCGCccggtccggcgctccgcacggacTAAGCGCTCCGTCGGTTCCCCCGATCGCCCCCGGCTgagccccggggggctcccgcctCCCGGCGGCAGAGACCCGGGGCGGACCCTCAGAGAGAGACGCTTCCCCTCCGGGACGGCCGGGTTTCGTGTCGGACTTCTTTATTGGGAAAAGTTAGTGTAAAAAACATTCAGATTCATAGAATTTAAATAAGACGGCAAAAATTATACCTTGCGGCTAGAATAATCGTAGTGATCACAAATAATATAAAGTCTAAATCATTTGCCCGAGCAGACACTACCGGCTAGAGTTCTCCCGCCGGCCCGAGGCGGGGAAAGAGGTCGCGGTTCTCAGAGACGAGCACGGGGCCGGGTGGGCCTCGGgatgccggggcgggggggtggggaagcaaaACCGAGCCGTTGGGGAGGCCAGCTCCGCCCCTCCGCACCCCgactggggggggggaagcaacTTCGATTCGtgtcccggggcccggggggggggggggggggggggggggggggagttagtAATCTGTAACCGAGCATTAAAAATCCTCATCCCGCGTCACGCAAGCAAGGGAAATGGCTTTGCTTCCCGCCGCGTTCCGTCGGAGCGAACGTCTCGTGGATCGTCGCCGTGCGCCCCGGCGGGGAAAGCCCCCGACGGAGACGGGCCCGTCGCCGCGCGCCGGTAAACGCCCTGCCCGTCAAGATGCTCGTgtgggcgggcccgggcccgcgcgCGCGTTTGATGGGCCTGGCATCCCCAACGGGGCCCGCCTCTGCCCACCCGGCCACCCCCTGCCACGGCTCGCTTCCTTTGATTTGTACAGAGCTGCGTTCTCTCCGCCAGGctctctccgcccccgcccccctccccgatctCCCCCGAGCAGACAGAGgacgggtcggggccgggggaggggggcccggagCCCCCGACCCGTGCGGCGGGCTGCAGTCGCCACGGCAGTCGGCGGTTAGCGTTAAAGGAGGATGCTCTTCGGTTAGGGGACTGGCGTTCAAGCTTAGATCGGAAAGTCTAGAGCTACGGGTCGGGGCCGGAGGCGAAGCCGCCGACGTCGCGTCACCCGGACCGCCGACCGAACCTAAGAGAGGTGGCGacgccggcggggggcggggggggcgggggggggacggcggccgggagggcccccggcccgccctcccggCCGCGGCCCCCCTCCCCTAAATGCTGTCCATCGCCTTGAACTCGCTGAGGGCCTGGACGGGGTTCACGTGCTTCTTCTGGGACGCCCTCTTGATCATCTTCTGGGTCTCGTCCTGCTTCTCTCGCTTGACGAGCGGCTTCTTCTCCGGGGCCTTCATCTTCCAGGACACGGCCGGGAGGTTGAGGGACGCCATCCCTTGGGACTTCTGGTACTTGGTGGAGGCCACGTAGGAGGCCTTCACCGTCTGGACCACGGCGTTCATCAGGTTCTTGGCCGCTTGGATCAGCGACATGGCGCTGTCCACCTGGGGGAGGCGGACGCACGAGGGGGACGGCtcagcgggggggggagggggggagggggcgcgcgcgaGGAGGGACCCGGCCGGAGCCGCccgcccgccgacccccggcccggggccgagcGGGCACCTACCCCGGACACGACCAGCTCTCCGCCCAGGTTCTGGACCTCGGCCTTGACTTTGCTGCAGATGTTGAGCTGGTGGCAATAGAGCGCGATGCGCTGGAGGTAGGCCAGCAGGTCCTGCTTGCAGGCCGAGTCCGGGCACTGGAAGACGAGAGGGGGCTCTGGGCCTCCcgcgccggccgccccccgcggtcccccgaccccggccgcTGCGGCCCTCGGACGACGGAAGCCGCGGGACGGAAAGAAGCGGCGGCACCAGGAGAGCCCaacggggaaaggaggaagagggagggtgcccgAGACCGACGGGTCGCCGTTCCGGCTCCGTTTCGGTCGAGGCCGGGCCGAGAGCCGGCCGGCCACCGggcgcgccgagcgccggggaggggtcGGGTGACGACGGGACCGGGCCCGGACCCCGGGTCCGCGCCCTACGCCCGGTGCCGCCGGACCCCGGGAAACCTCCCGGGCCTCGGGCCgtcggccgggcccccggggcgcCGCGGGGGACTCACGTGATCGGCGATGGTCCGGCCCAGCTTGTCCATCCTGGACCCGGCCTCGGCGATCTTCTTGGCCGCGCTGATCACGTCCGACGTATTTTTGAGCGGCCCTTTCCCTCTGCGAGACAAAGCCGTTTTGACGGTCGTGACGacaacggtgggggggggggggggggggggcgggggtccgtccggcgcttactccgggccaggcaccgtactgagcgccgggtggATTCGGGCAGGTCGGggggggacacggtccccgccccacctggggctcgctctCTCGATCCCCAcgacacagatgagggaaccgaggcccggagaggcgagacgacctgcccgaggtcagacggcagaccggtggcggagcggaggtcagaacccacgaccctgtgacgcccgggccctagccactaggccacaccgcttccctccgGACGCGGTTCCGGCGAGACGCCCCCGGAGCCGAGAGCGAGCGCGGGAGCGGACCGGCGCCGCCCCCCGAGGAGGTCCGCCGCACCGCCGCCGCCcatcgctcgctcgctcgctcgctctctccCCGGGACCTTATTAAttagggaaaagagcccgggacGGGGAGTCGAGAGGCCCGGCTCCTTCCTCGCCCCGggtccgccacctgcctgcccgGGTGGGCCCGGGCCGCTCACTCGGTcactccgggcctccgttccctcctctgtgaaacggcGCCTCGCCACCCGTTTCTCCTGCCCTCTGAGATGAGCCGGCACCCACCCCGCCGCTCACGACGGAGTCGGCGCTCAACACGTAccgtaaaaagaaagaaaaaccacCAGCTGAGCGGCTACCGGGGGGTCGGCCGCCCGGGGCTCCCTCCCGGGCTAACGCCCACCTCCTCTGCGCCGGGCACCGCGCGCGGCCGTGACGGCGACCGGTAGATGTGAGCGACgacgttacgggcagggaacgcgcccgactcccccgagcgctcattacagcgttctgcacccagtaagcactcgatcggtACGACTGAACCACGttagcggggcgggggcgggcgaggCCTGGGGCCTCGACGGCAACCGCTAGGAAACGATAACGCCGGCacccgttaaacgcttactacgcgtcaggcaccccggtctgagcgctggggaagatagaagacgatcgggttggacgcggtccccgccctacCCgagactcacagccttcatccccgttctacagacgaGCTGaccgagacccagggaagtgacctgtccgaggtcagggagcgggcccggggcggggccgggatcagaacccgcgaccttctgagtcgcgggcccgggctcccgcctCCACGCCGCGCCGGTCCTCTAAGTCGGTAGACGCGAGGGACCGGGCGCAAGGAGGGCGGGCGAGGCTGGGGTTCCCCTCCTCGGCACCGGCGCCCGGTCGGCTCGGAgcggaaaggagggaaggaaggctccCGGGTCCCCGAGAGAGACGGCGAGCGTCCACGGTCGCCAGCCCCGGAGAGGCTCCCGCGCgagccggcggggcccggcggctccTCACCGGGTGAAGTCGGTCATCTCCATCATGATCATGCACATCTGCTTGGCCAGGACGATGATGTCGTTGCCGCTGTCGTCCCACTTGGAGACCTCCGCGTCCAGTTTGCTCTTCTCCTCCTGGAAGCTGGCCACCTGCTCGGCGATCTTGGCCTTCTGCTCTTGGGGAAGCTGGGCCATGATCGCCTGAGATCcgccggggggggagggaaggcggggagaCCGTCGGGACAGGGAGGTGTCGCGGAAGGAGAGGGCGTCGGGGGGAGCGTTTCGGAGAGCGCTCCCGCCCCACCGCCCGcaacccccgcccgccccgagaATCCCCGAGCGGGTTCCTCTCGGGGCGGCGTCCTCCCGTCCGGAACCCGGGAGCCCGGGCCCACTCGGGGAGGACGCCGGGGGCCGCTCGGGACGGGGGGATCCGgaggccgcgggccccggggccccgggggagccggcccccaccctccccgccgcccggccccgcccgcgcgAGGAGATCGCGCGGGAGGGGACGGACGTTCCGGAGATTCATTTCCAATCCCGCCCGAGGGGAGAGGAAAATTTCCAAGTGGAGATTGCTCATTAGCACGCCAACggtcatttccctctcctcctccctcctccctctccactttcaaGGTGAGCGGCGAGTAACCCCGGAAGGGGAGCCGTGACGTGGGAGCCGGGGAGATTTACGGAGAggtcccggggtcccggggcgACGGAGGACCgcgggtctgaggagggaggccgaCAGACCGgccgcccgtcctccctcccctcccggggccggggggggccgtcTCCCGAAGCCAAGTGAGCCGGAAACTTGATCAGTAGAACGGAGAGGCCCCGGCCGGAGCCTGCTCCTGGCATCCTCCCGGGGATGCAGAACGGTCCCTCCTGGAGATGCAAGCGCCCCTTCCGGCAAATGGGCGGGCCACGGccgggccccttccccgccccctcaccgGAGGGAAATTCCCTCCCCGGCGGCGGGCGCAAGAGCCGGCCGGGTACCCCGCCGCTCCTCCCCAACGCGCCCACGCCAATTTGGTGGGGCGGGCCTCCGGTGCCGCCTCCGCGggcagggagagacgggagccACGGGGacctcctccaccccaacccccggCTCCCGGCGGGAGAGCCCCTCGGGTCCCCTCAACCCCCCGGGGCCGCGATCGGAGGGGGCCTCGGGCCAGGCCTCCCCGGGGAGACCGGGGCCTTACTCTTGCGCTCTGGCCGGCGATCAGTTGATCGTCCTCGGTCTGGATGCTCGTCCGACTTCTGACGTCGAAGTCTTCGGTCTCGAAGTCAGAGTCGTCCAACTCTTCCGGGGTCTGAAAGCGAGAGGGAGAGAACGAGCTCCAGCGAGTCGGGCCGGAATCTCCGGCCGACGGGACTCGCCCCTTCGGCTCCAGAGGGCCAACGGAAACCCCTCCGGCCGGGCGCGGGGGTCGGCCGACGGCGGCTCGGCCGTAGCCCCGTTTCCCCGTCCTCCCTGCCCCCGTGCGGGAGAGGGACGGCGTCCGgcccgattagcctgtacctcccccggcgggtagcgagcacacggtaagcgcttaaccgacgccgTAAAAAAGAGGCCGGGTCAACTGAGGTCGGCGGGCGGccgagggagagggactggggttTCTTTTATTTCCTCGACGAGGTATCGGCGACATCGTAACCGTGGCACGTGCCGCGATTCCACCTACCAAGCCCAGGCTACTGGGTAGATAGAGATCAGTCGGGTGGAACCCAGTCCCCGCCCTGGGGGgggttgggaaactgaggcccaggagagaaGCGGCTCGTCCGAGAGGCCCCCGAGGAGCAGAGAGAGCGGGCGGGAGaagctgcgggcggggaacgtgaccgTCACGTAGTTCTCCCgtactgccccaggtcacacggccgacgagcggccaagccgggatcggaacccacgacctctgactcccgcgcccgggctctcgccaccgagccgtcCGTCGTCGTTCAGCCGTAACgagccctctcttctctctggacAGTCG
This sequence is a window from Ornithorhynchus anatinus isolate Pmale09 chromosome X2, mOrnAna1.pri.v4, whole genome shotgun sequence. Protein-coding genes within it:
- the CTNNA1 gene encoding catenin alpha-1 isoform X3, translating into MDLFKEQWERQVRVLTDAVDDITSIDDFLAVSENHILEDVNKCVIALQEKDVDGLDRTAGAIRGRAARVIHVVTSEMDNYEPGVYTEKVLEATKLLSNTVMPRFTEQVEAAVEALSSDPAQPMDENEFIDASRLVYDGIRDIRKAVLMIRTPEELDDSDFETEDFDVRSRTSIQTEDDQLIAGQSARAIMAQLPQEQKAKIAEQVASFQEEKSKLDAEVSKWDDSGNDIIVLAKQMCMIMMEMTDFTRGKGPLKNTSDVISAAKKIAEAGSRMDKLGRTIADHCPDSACKQDLLAYLQRIALYCHQLNICSKVKAEVQNLGGELVVSGVDSAMSLIQAAKNLMNAVVQTVKASYVASTKYQKSQGMASLNLPAVSWKMKAPEKKPLVKREKQDETQKMIKRASQKKHVNPVQALSEFKAMDSI
- the CTNNA1 gene encoding catenin alpha-1 isoform X2 → MTKKTRDLRRQLRKAVMDHVSDSFLETNVPLLVLIEAAKNGNEKEVKEYAQVFREHANKLIEVANLACSISNNEEGVKLVRMSASQLEALCPQVINAALALAAKPQSKLAQENMDLFKEQWERQVRVLTDAVDDITSIDDFLAVSENHILEDVNKCVIALQEKDVDGLDRTAGAIRGRAARVIHVVTSEMDNYEPGVYTEKVLEATKLLSNTVMPRFTEQVEAAVEALSSDPAQPMDENEFIDASRLVYDGIRDIRKAVLMIRTPEELDDSDFETEDFDVRSRTSIQTEDDQLIAGQSARAIMAQLPQEQKAKIAEQVASFQEEKSKLDAEVSKWDDSGNDIIVLAKQMCMIMMEMTDFTRGKGPLKNTSDVISAAKKIAEAGSRMDKLGRTIADHCPDSACKQDLLAYLQRIALYCHQLNICSKVKAEVQNLGGELVVSGVDSAMSLIQAAKNLMNAVVQTVKASYVASTKYQKSQGMASLNLPAVSWKMKAPEKKPLVKREKQDETQKMIKRASQKKHVNPVQALSEFKAMDSI